The DNA segment CTCATTTCCCAGCATGACGGAGAGTACTTCTTCCTCTTCTACCACTCGGAGAGCTGTCCAGCGTGCCAATACATGAAAGAGCAGGTTTTTCCCACCAAAGATGCCGAGAACGCCCTCAGGGGGCTGGTCTTGGTTGCCGTTGATGTTTACAGGGGAAGAGAGCTCACAAACCTCCAGTACCGCGTTGATGGCAGAGTTCTGGTCATTCAGCCCGACAATACTGGCTACTACACGCCCAAGAAGCCCGGCGAAACAATAAACATACGCGTTCCCGGGACGCCGACTATGGTTATATTCAAGGTCGAAGACGGTGTGAAGGTTCTCAAGGGTGTTGCCATTGGGGCGCTAAGTCCGGAGGGGCTGAGGCTCTTCGTGGAGAAGTCAATTGGAAGCGAAGCAACGAGCAGCACTCCAACGACCACGTCTTCGAGCCCTCCTACCGAAACGAGCACCCCGCCGCAGGGAGAGGACAACAAGCCCAACCTGACCCTCGGCGCACTACTGACGGTCTTCTCTGCCGGGATTCTGAGCGTTTTCTCCCCCTGCGTTCTCCCTGTAATAGTGGGTGC comes from the Thermococcus sp. genome and includes:
- a CDS encoding thioredoxin fold domain-containing protein, with amino-acid sequence MRKLVIALVLMVMLSPLVAGERVSYGNLEFHVVSTEEELNDLISQHDGEYFFLFYHSESCPACQYMKEQVFPTKDAENALRGLVLVAVDVYRGRELTNLQYRVDGRVLVIQPDNTGYYTPKKPGETINIRVPGTPTMVIFKVEDGVKVLKGVAIGALSPEGLRLFVEKSIGSEATSSTPTTTSSSPPTETSTPPQGEDNKPNLTLGALLTVFSAGILSVFSPCVLPVIVGALTLTFANRNVEAIVAGMVASFALLGALVGSLGNYASQIQGALYLIGGL